DNA sequence from the Penicillium psychrofluorescens genome assembly, chromosome: 3 genome:
cagcagcagatgtGGGGTCAACCGCCACCGCAACCAAACCAGATGCCTCAATATAGCCCGCACGGTCAGCAAATGCCAATCGCTCCGCAACAGGGGGCCTCACCccttcaccatggccaacagcCTCATCACCCTTCTCAGTCACCTCGCAACCAACAACGGCCGTCAGTGCCACAAATGCCACAGCAATATCAGATGCATCACCCGCAAGCCGCGCAAGGGCAGGCCATGGGCAACATGGGATTCCCCGGCGGCCAGCAAGCAGGCTACAATCCCGCTATGGCGCGAGCAATGTATCAAGCATCTCAAGGCCAGGGAGGGCAGCAGCAAGCCTTCATGGCCGGAAACCCGCAGCAGGCGAACTAtgcgatggggatggggggtggtggcatgCCTGCTGGGTGGCCCGCTGGGTCCCCAGGTCAGATGCCGCAGCAGCCTGGCCAACCTCAGCAGGGTCAGTCAGGAAGCCCGTTAGGTGGATGGTCAGGCTACTAGATCGCGGTCGGCGTTGTCTAGATTGGGCGTTTACGGACTTTGCAAGCATCATCAAAGATGATATTGTCCCAATTTTTGCTATgtgctctttttctttcttctttacTTTGGTCTCTgttctctcctcttccaaaCTGCATTACTTCGTGTCCGCCTGTGTTGATCGTCCTCGGTGTGAAGGAATCTTCGGTTAATGTTAATCTGGGCTAGCCTTCCTATACCCTTTGCTGTTCCCTGGCTGCGTTCCGGTCTTAACTGgtacctttttttttggttctaTTTTCTTCCGCGGCGTTGTTTCTTACTACTTGGAGTTGAAATGCTTGCCATTACCATCTGGACAGAGTGTTACAGGAACTATGACTATGTACGCTGTTACTTGCTACTTTCTTGCCATACAGGTCGATAGAGGGGATGGTTGGGGCCTGAGAGAAACTTCTCCATTTCCGCAGTTCCTCTCGACCTTTGTTATTTTTTCTATTACTAcatctcttttctctcctctgTACGGTGCTTTTCTTGTCCCTTGTGTTACCGTtagtcttttttttttctccctcgtGAGAATCGGATACCCCGgctctcttcttgctcttcttctgtctaTATCTTATCTCTTGTTCTGCAGTGTCTCTGGTTGAAACGCGCAAGATTCACTCCTCTTTTGCCTATGCTGTGCAACTGCGTGTGTGTGCTTCCAGGTAGCTTCAGATTGACAGTGATGCATACCTTTTGCTCCATTTGATCGTGGGTATGATGACTTTGCCATATATTTACACGGTATTTCAAGGCGATGCGAATAGGAATAACCGAATAGGAATAACCGAATATTTATATCCTTTTCTGGTCAGTAGCATTGTGCTTAGCGTAAGGAAACCCAGCGAGGGGGGATaaaaaagaggaaatggTTCCAATTCATAGAATGAAATGGCAAAATAGTACGTCCCCGGGAAGGCTCGAACTTCCAACCTCCTGATTAACAGTCAGACGCGCTAACCAATTGCGCCACGGAGACGACCACTGACGAATTATTGTCCTATAGTAATCTACCAAGCAAAATTGAGCTTATAATGCATATGAACACTTGAGATGAACTGTTTTATAACAGTTAGACTTGGGGGGTAGGGATCTCCTTCAGTAGTACCATAGATCATGCACCCATAGGCTTATGAGGCTATTGCTCTAGCTTTTGTAGAAGTTTGCCGGGAGCTTTTGCAGTGGTGGTTGcaagatatatattttgcCCAATACTGCATCATCTGCGTTTCCAGTTGGCATAGGTCGTCGAGAATATCAACGATGCTGGCCTCCGGCAGCAGGCGGCAATCTGGGACAACGACCGCCCATCCGCGGTCGAGTAATAGATTcactggtggtggaggggttCAAGCCATAGAAGATTATTTATATAGCTTGGCTGGTAAGGTGCCCTAGGCCGGGCTTAGAGATTAATCTTGGCCTTTGAGGGCCAACTAGGTCTTGCATGGACGCGGGGGAGGATCCCGAATATCTGTATCAAACAACACTCATTTATAACGTCACCACGCAAACCACGCAAAAAGACCTTTCAGCTGCGGCTGATGCGACATTCTGCCCCACCCACCACAGAAAAAATATAGACTTTCTTATCTCGCACTTCCCCCCAGGCTGGGAGCGAGAAACATTTCCGCCTTCTGCCTTGCTCAGACCGAGTGAGCAAAGGGTGAGCGGACCCAACGTCAGACATTATCCAGTAGATAAAGCTTTCGATCCGACCATAACATACAGCTTTACCAAACATCAAACAAAATGGAAGAGTCTGTGGAGGAATCTCTTCGTCAAATCAAAACGGGCTATTGGCCTGTTCTACCGTGTCAGGAAGAGAGCCCTTATATTCGGACACTCATCAGCAAACTCCATCTCCTGCCTCATCCCGAAGGCGGCTACTACGCCGAGACAGATCGTTCTCTACAACGAGTTCCCAATCCTTTCCGAGAATCAGCAGATGATAAGGACACCACTCGCTCGGCAAGCACCGTGATTTATTATCTCCTCACGCCCGTGACACCGCTGGGCGTCTTCCACCGGAACCGCGGCCGGACCGTCCATACCTGGCATCACGGACATGGGCGATACGTGATAATCCATGCAGACGAAGTCGAAGAGAGTGGAGCTGCAACAACCAAGGCGCGCATTGAAACCTTTGAGGTTGGGCCTGATATCGCTCGAGGTCAGCGTATGCAGTGGATTGTCGAGGGGGGGAAATATAAGGCGAGCTTCTTGTTAGATTCGCCAGAGGAGGATGGTAACCATGCGAGCGCGGGTTCGAATGGGCTGCTGATTAGTGAGGTGAGTATACTGTTTACCTCGATAGGCCGATGTATACTGATCGATATCAAGGTGGTAATCCCCGGATTCGAATTCGCGGACCATGACTTTCTGCgcagagagaagatggagcgTCTCCTGACGCCAGAGCAGGTCGAGCAGCTCAGTTGGATGCTCCGGAAGATCTGATGAGCATCCACAAGTAGTAAAAAGATGATAACAATCAAGGTGATTTTGCGTCTATGTTCCAGATCCTCTACGTAATCAATAATGTACAATGGATATCTGGTGTGCAACTAATAGAAGGCTGGCATTAAAACAGCAGACCCAATTCGTCAGCAATGTGACGGATAAGGCTCACCAAGCTCGAATCCGTTCGCGCACAACACAAATGTTGCAAGCATTCCTTACTATGATGTCCTTTTCTAATCACTCTCGGTAAAATTTAAATTCTTGTAACCTAAGTTTCCCTTGTGATTCCTGCTGAAGCTGGTGACTCTAACGACTGGTTCAGCCGAATGTCATTGTTCGGTTCTAGTGGGTCTATTCGCTGGTGCTGACGCTGCGGGCAACGTGTTGAAGGATCCGTGTTTTTCGCTAGTAGCGGGCCAAATTATATGACTCAAGGCTTGTTGATTACTCTCGCTCCAAAACCACCGTATCCTTCTTTTGTCCTACCGCGATAAAACATCGAAAACCTACACCGGATCACGTCTATTGGGTTTCTTCAATTGCAAACCATGTCCCAATCATCGTTCAagacggcggagaagacgTTCAGCTCTTACAATGAAGAGCAAGGAAAAGCTTACGCGGCAGGTCGCCCAGACTATCACCCTACCCTGTACCAGTTTATTCTTGATCAACACACGTCTACTAATGGGCAGCTGGGCACCTTAGTGGATGTTGGGTCGGGTCCTGGCAATGTTGCTCGCACACTTGGCTCCCATTTCGCTCACGTTCTCGGTCTTGACCCGTCTGAAGGCATGGTCAACACAGCCCGCTCTTTGGGAGGTACATCGTCCACGTCCGAGCCGATCCACTTTGAGGTCTCGACCGCTGAAGAGCTCGGAACAAACCTCTCGTCGCCAGTACAGGATGCCAGCGTCGACCTGATCACTGCCGGCAATGCCGCTCACTGGTTTGACATGTCTCATTTCTGGCCGGCCGCTGCCCGCGTGCTCAAACCTGGCGGCAGCGTTATTTTGTGGACCAGCGGCGGGTCAAaaatccatccatcaattCCGAATGCCAGTGCTATCCAAGACGAGATGGATCggattgaggaggagcaaCTAAAACCCTTTTTCGAACCGGGAAATTTCCTCACTCGCAATCGCTATGTTGACCTCCCGCTTCCTTGGAACTTAGAGACTCCGATACCCGAATTCGACGAGGGTGCTTCTTCGCGGAACGAGTGGGACGTCAATCAGGATTTTTATGCTATTAATCCACTGGTGGGCTTGGAcgtcttcgagaagatgattGCGACCACAAGTCCAGTGCAGCGATGGCGCGAGGCCCACCCGGAAACGATTGGCACTGAACATGACATTATCAATATTTATCGCCAAATGATTGAACGACTACTACACGAGGCAGGGGTGGAAAAGGGACAGGAGAAACTGAAAGGAGCCACGCGTGGAGCCGTACTTGTTGTTAAGAAAAAGATGTAAATCGCAGACAGTCTCATAACTTCCAAGTTGATCAGTGAAGCTAGATCATTACGTGAGGAAGTACAAATTCCATTCGCAAAATCGGTTTCGACTATTTAGCCAGTGCTTAAGTTACTGCTTCAAAAGTTGCGCCGCAAAATCGCAGACACGTTTGCCCAGGAGCATTGCCCATGCCAAAAAAAGATTGATTGGGTTATACAGATCGGATAATATCTGGCGCCCCGTGACATATCATGCAAGCAGAATGTGAATGCATACACCGAGATATGTACAATGCAATCATGCAGTTGTGAACACAAAAAGTGATGATATTAAATACATTTCAACCTCCTAGTGTCAGTGATCCTATGGCACTACAGCAGCATCGAGCTGTGTGTCAACCAAGTCGAACCATTTGCCTCTGAATCCAGACTCCCTGGATGCTCTGACCTGCTTGACAAATCCTTGGAGCTTTGCTGCACAAATACTCTGAACGGTATAGGACGATAATTTTTCCAGGATTTCCTCCCCTGGGCCTTCGATCTCCAACATCGCCACTAGCAAAGGGAATACCACAGGCAAAGCTGCCGCGTCCTTGGCGGCTGATTGCGCAAAATACAATAGCTCAGAGATGATGCTATTTGCTAGATCCGTTGCAGGACCATCTTCGATTCCAAATGGATATCGCAGGCGGTGGATGATCAATAGAGCCGCAAGACAGTAAACCTTTGCTTGGGTCACCATGACCAGGAGTTCATATTTCCCGTATTCGGTGAATAAACGAGGAGGGATTTCTGGCTTCCATTCCCTGATTGCTTTCTCTATATCAGCAAACGAGTCCTGGACCCCTGGGTGAGGTGAGGATGTTTTGTCAAAGCCAGCTTTCTTCAGAGCATTGCTGCGCTCACAGAGATCATATAGATGAGGTAGGAGGGTGGAACAGAGGCCCACATAGCGATCGACAACGACACGGTCTGAAATCACGAGTCGGACGATGGGGACTTCACGGCGCACCAAACACTCGACTGTATCTACCAGAATCGGGGTGATGATCACAGTGTCCATGACAGGAAGCCGGATCAATCTCGGATACCATTGCTTGGTCGTGATGAGCGAGCTCCGCATGATAGAATGGGCTGTAGTGGAAGTGGCTGCCGTGAGTACGTTGAATACATACATGGCTTGGCCAAGGAATAGGACGCAGGCCGCATCATATTCATGCCTGATGTGCACGTTCTGCAAGCGTTGCAGGCCCTTTGACGCTTTATACAAGTCAGGCTCGCCTCGGCGTAAGACAAGCGAATTTTGGTAGCCCGTCATCACCCCCAGGAATGCCAAGTATCCTTCAGTCATGATCGGAGCTGACAAGCGTAGAGCTGCATAGGCGGCTCTTCGGAAGTCACGGGTGAAACTGTTTCCCATCATAAACGGCATATGTATTGCGGTGAACTGCTCCACATCCTCCACTGTGCGCAGTGCATCCGAAGTAGTTCGGAGACTGGTCGGGGCGGCAAGCAACCGCTCTGGCATCACTACCGGAACATTTCCACTACCTTCCTTGCGTTTCCGAATTTCTCTCATCTCGGACGGCGAGGCCGGCTTGGAGCGCGGACTGGGTGCGCGAGTCGAGGGAGGGCAGGTGTTTGCGTCGGCTGGGCTGCATGGTTGTGGCTCGATGCTCCAAATCTGCATTTTTCCATGTGGAAAGGGTTTCGCAGACGGCCGGCGGCCTACGCGCCTATTTCCCCGGGACGTCGTGCACCCGATTTTCAGACGACGGCATCTGCAGCATGTCTGTTGGTCGCCTGTAAAGGAGCACTTCTCTTTGCTCCAATGGCAGTGGTCGCAGGCCCTCAGAACCATGTTCTCAAACGAGCAGAGGTGGATATAAGCATGAGTTAAAGAAGGCGTGGTCAAGTGTCTGCCATCGATCGCCGCGTGTTTACCCCGCATTCCCACCTTGTGTGATCTCAAGCTTGCATGACTAGAAAGTGAAAACGAGATATGAGAATAGATTCTGATATGGCCTAGGAATATGGTAATATTGGTGCAATCTAGTCAGCGTTAACTGTCTGACGTTTTCCCATCGGTCTTGGATCAGAAATGTGTACACCGGATAATTGCCCTGGCCAGAAATCGTGATTGAATAAGCACGGAGGGATGATACCCCAAGTTGAAAATTTTCTGCTCTCGAGTATCCGTGTTGTATGTTGTAGGCGTAGGACCCTGTAGATCTCTGGCCGAGTGAATAACAATGTATCTCGCTTTTCGGGTCTTGAGGCAGTTACTTCCCCCGCCTTAGTAGGGACCACCCAGTTCACCACAGCAGCTAAGCCGATGGGTCTGTGCGGGctttgttggtggaggtCCCCGGCCTTCCGCCGATCGTGGCGTGGTGAATGTGGTAAGAACTCCCCGGCCCTCCAATCATCTCAAAAGACCGAGCGGTCGTCTGCTTCTAACCGGATATAGCAAAAAGTGTCCGTATTAGACAACGTCGATTTTCAGGATACTCACTTAGGTAGCTTTTCAACTGGTGGTCTTAGCGTCCATCGGGACTCACCGTGTATCTCGTGTGTACGTGATTTCAGAGTTCATAGGGTTGGTATAGATCGCCACGTAGAAATGGGCGCAGAGCCCTACGGTATTGTCATATTCGTATCCCCATGCCTATGACGGATGAGAACACTTAACTCGGTATGGTGCGGCTGCCCCAGACCGCATTTAATGCCCTCGTTTCGACTCCCTAATCCCATTCTCTGTTTCGATTTCTAACCAGATCTGCAACTCGCTCGTATGTCAGCAGAAAGGACTAACAACACAACATTAGTTCGTCCTTGAACTTCAATCTTACCCGGTTTCTATATCTCGCACAGCTTTCAAGTCACTCTTTTGCTTGACCTAAGCCGTTGGGAAAATCGGGAAATATGCCGGCGACCACGAAACCGCCGAAATCTTTCAAAAAGCGAGCTCGGAGGGCATGCGACTTATGTAAAGTCGCAAAAGTTCGCTGTAATGCCCTTGAAGGAACTCCATGCGGTAACTGTGCGTGGAGAGGTGTCAAATGCGTCGTTGATGACAGAAATCGAAGAAGGTAAGATCCCATTACTGAAAGATGGCTGCCATCTCACGGGACCGCGTGTCTTCAAGCCACTTCCTTTTCCAGACCCATATGTCTAACTCGCAGTAGATATAGACTGCCAACAAAGCCCAAGGTGTCCAAGGCGCTTCCAAAGGAGTCTTGCGTAGAGTCGTCTCCTGAACGTGTCATAAGCATTCAACCATTGGAGACCATGTCTCAGTGCCTGAATACCAGTGAAAACCCTGCAATTTTTGGAAGTGGCACTGATCCTGACTTGCTATCTGAGCGGAGTGAAGCCAGTTTTACTCCGACTTGTGAGTTCTACCAAGCGCCTCAGTAGTGAATCGCCATGATCTTGAGCATAATATCTAATAAGATTTTGTTGTCTTGGAGCAGATCTGCGATCAATTTCCCCCGATATGCTCCTATTTCACGATTCTTTTGGAGAACATTTTTGGCACACGTTCACCAACCTGAGTACTCCAGAaccctcctcttctgagAGGTCAGATTTGGTGGCCGCCTTGCCAGGATTTATCAAGCCTCTTCCCCCCGCGCTCAGTCCAGCAAGTGTTGAGAGCCTCCAGGCACATGGAGTTTTAACACTTCCAAGTATCCCTCTTCAGAACGCTCTTTTGTGGAAGTTCACTGAATGTGTTCTCCCTTGCATGCCGGTCATCGAATGGCATAGTTTGGTCAATATCATcaatggcggtgatggcaGCAAAGGACATATCAGCTTGCTCCTCTACCATGCTGTGATGTTTTCTGCAACCTCTTTCGTGGAATTTGAGCACATTCTCGAAGCTGGTTACTCAAGCAGAGGAGAATTCCATGAAATCGCCTTCCGGAAAACCAAGGTCCGTCACCAACAACATATCGCATTATGCAAGCTGACCATTATATAGCTTCTCTACGAATCGGATTACGAGTCTGATGAACTTACTGTTATCCAAGCACTTCTTCTCATGACTTACCGGTCTGAAACAGCAGGTGAGAATGAAATCAAGCAATGGCTTGACCTCGCAATCTCCAGGGCACAATCAATTAGCCTTTTCCAAGATCAACCAGGCACCCAAAATTCCTTATACTGTTCAAggatgtggaagaggatTGGCTGGGCATGTTACATGACAGATTGCCAGATTTCGCTCAGATTGAGATGTCGGCCAAGCATCAAAAATGAGAATTTCTATCACCCTATGTTAACAGCAGACGATTTTGAGATTTACAACCTCTCTGCAGAAGATAGATGCCTATTTACTGAGCACACCTTGATGCAGGACATCAAAAGCCAGAGAGATCTGGCCCTAATATGTGTCTCACACGCTCGGCTGTGTGTATGCATCAGCGAGGTCCTGGAAATCCAGGGTAAAAATGGCCAGTTGCACTCGTCCATCGCAGCTACCACAACAGCTGTCAACAGAAGGGATAGTTCTGTTGATATGGCCAGGGCTATTACGTCTCACAGGGCGCTGACAGACTGGAGGAACTCCCTGCCTCCATCCTGCCAGTACCAACCCTTGGATTCGGGAGACATCAATGACGGAGATTCTATACTTTTCGTACAACGCAGCCTTCTACACATGGTCTATTACACCACAGTTGCGGTTCTGCATCAATCTCAAATATTCCCATCGTCGAACATTTTCGTCCACGACGCTGCTCACCAAATCACCCGGATCGCATCAGAACTGCACAAGAGGACACTGCACAACTGTCTATCCGTCTCTGGAATGACAGCCATCCTAGTAGCCATGATCATCCATATTTCCGAGATGAGAGCGCCGCCGTCTCtgggaagagaggaagcCATGGAGGACTTCCAATCATgtatggtggtgatggctaGCCTACAAGATGTGCATTCAGAAGCGAACGTTGTCACAGACTGGATGTTCAGAGCAATGGCGAATGTGGTATTGGATGGAGGTTCAAATTGTGACAGTCAAGGTCATGAATCTTCTCTGTCTGGTGACCTCACTGTCAGCCCCCTGTTCTTGCATTCCAGTGTCTTTGTCAATTAGCATCCGTCCCACATCTAAACTGATGAGGCGAATATGGGTAGTCGAGCACAGCACAGAAGAAGCTCAGAAGATTGGGACCTACACTTCAGAATTTAAAAGAAAAATTAAGGAGGGATGACCGAGCTAGATTGGATGTTGCGTTGACGATGAAGCGATTTTGAAAACATCTCTTATACTAGCCCTCTTCATACTAAACTGCTTGATATGTTTACGCCTGGCTCAGTCATTGAAATCCCATTTTATTTTTTACCTTTTGATAATTAGATATGGGAGACATTTAATTAGCTACAGGTTAAGAACCAGCTATTGAAAAGTAGAGAAAGTGACCTGGACTAAGTGGTAAAATTCCTAGTCTAAAATCGAAGAACAATGAAGATGTTTCTGCTTACACTACTAAAGAATGCAGAGTAAGAGTAGCGCCAACGTCGGTTGTAGCATTGTCACGAGCATCAAATATGCACAACTAGATTGTGTATAGGAGGGGCAAAAACAGCTAGAATCATCACAAATTAACACGTCATTTGGCGGATGGTAAGGATATCTAGATTTCAACAAAGTTAAGAGCCTTTGACAGGTGTCATAGCGACCTTTGTGCCGTTAAAACTTGCCATTGTCAAAGTCAATGCTTCCTCAAATGACTTCGAGTCCCGGTTCTCGATTGTCTCAAAGTGTTGCATTAGTCTGACTGTAGTGTATCCAGCCTCGGTCAGGGCGAACTGTTGCCCAATGCAGATGCGAGGACCTCCATTGAAAGGGATGTACCCCCAGCCAGGTTTCAGCTTCTCCCACCTCTCCGGTCGATACACATCTGCATCGGGACCGAAGAGTTCAGGGAGCCGGTGCATCGTGTATACACTGTACATCACCTCGTGGCCTTTGCGGACGTAGACAGGGGATTTTCCATCagggccaccgccgacgggGAGGTAGGTATCTttgttggccatgcgcaCATTCATAGGGACAACAGGGTAGAGGCGTAGAGCTTTACAACATATTAGTCTCTTATGTTTCATTCAGGGTGTCCTAGTGCTTACTCTCGTTTAGAACCCATGTCAGGTAGGTCATTGATTTCAGATCTTCGAACGATGGTTTCCGGCCACCCAGGGTCAATATTTCTTCTCGAAGCTTTTTCCAGATCTCAGGTCGTCTAGCCATCGTGAAGAAGGTAATGCTCAACAAGCTGGCCGTTGTGTCGCGACCAGCTAGCAGGATATTCAATAGCTGGTCTGTGAGTTCTGTTTTATCGAGAGTCCGCTTAGACAGCTCGTACAAAAACACGTATTGCTGCTCGTTGAGCTTACGAGCATCCTCTGGAACCTTTTCACCACTATCCAGTGCCTTTCGATAGTTGATCGCATTCTGCACAAACCTATCGACATAGGCGCGTGCGTCGACTACTGCCTTAGAGAATTTCTGGTCTCGGTGGAAGAGCATGAGAGGACCAAGTCGAGAGCGGAGGGCTAATCCTTCTTGAGCAGTGTTGAAGTCTGTGGCgaaagatgaagacgaggtgGAAGTCCCATCGTTGAGCGAGTGGACCGATTCTCCGAACAAGAATTCCGTGGCCGAATCAAGGGTCTTGCCATAGGTCAGTTAGATAcgagagaaaagaagggtTGGCGGAGGCACCATGCGGAAAAAGAGATCCTGCAAATCGAATGTGGATCCGTCGTGAGGTATCCGTTTCAAGAGAGCAGCGACGTGTGTCTCGTAGACATTGATGTCGGTGATCTGGTTGCGAGTAAAGTTTGGACGGAGGAGGCCTCGAGAATGCTCCCATTTACTGCCATCCGTTGAGAAAATACCGGCTCCAAGAAGAGGGCGCAGTGCCCTGTTTCGGTATTCGCCCAGTTCAAAGTCTTTAAATTTGAGCGCTAAAACTGTCTGGACGTTCTTCGGCTCAACTGTGAAGATGATGGTTCGCGCGATCATCTTCGCCTTAAATGTGGTTCCGAACTCTTGATGCCAGCTACGAACAAGCTCGAGAAAGCGATTATTGCGAGCTGCGGCAAGCATCTCTGTGATCATACCGATGCCTAATGGACCGCGAACGACAGTGTGTAATGGCAGTTTGCAGCCATTATTGCGAGCGTACTTCCACTCTGCATGATTGTCAGCTCTGTTTTGGTTGAAACTCTTAGCTGAATATAGTACCATACCTTGAAAATATTGCAAAGCCTTCAGGAGAGCGAAGATGATAGCGgcagctccagcagccaGGGTAACATAGGGCGTCGCGGAGGCATCAAGATAAGCCAGTGCCATGGTTGCGAGTTTCTTGTCACAGAATCTTATACACTGTGATATGGATAACAGACAGAGTCAAATACAATCGCAGGAGGTATCTTTGTATTTAAGCTCGTTCGCATTTGCCTGGTGCTAGTTTACCTCGGCGGTAGAGCCCCTCGTCTCCACAGCGTTCTGGGGAAAAGCAGACGAGACTCGACGTAGGCATCTTGGAATTTCCGACCTTATGAACCTAAAGGTGCTTCTTGGGGCAATCAGCAGCCGCATGGTAGATGGACTGCATTGAAATCTAGCGGGGTTTCGGGCCTCCGGCGTCTTATATCCATTTTGGGTATAGATCTAGAAAAGCCCGCGGGATTACACAAAGATCGGCATCTGAATATATCGCACCTCTTACGTAGCCTTGACATCAAAAATGGGGTCTTCGCAATAGTCCACTCTACCGGGTGTGCCAAGGGGAATGACAGAATAGATTAGAGGAAGCATCAGAATCTAGCGAGAGGCTTCTCCCTCGCATGTTCCATCGGACTTGGAGATTCCAGAATTATGCGACAGGATTCAGCCTAGACCAGTTAAAAATCTCTTCTACGAGAAATCTTTGTATTGCAAATCCCAAATCGGACGTTTACATTCAATAACTGACATTGAAATGTGGCAAGGCTTAGACAGGTAATGGTGATGAGTCGGATGCTGCAGGAATCCCGCGGGTTAGGGCAAATTCACTTTCAACAAATGAATCGAAATGGGAAACGGAGGTTTATTTGAAGCGTAAGACAGAGTTGATTCTCATACCCCATGGATTACCGAAAACTACACATAAATTCGCAAGAATAGAAAACAGTTAGGAATCAGAGTAAAAAGAATCACAAACAAAACGACTACCATTGCCCACCTTCACGCAGCCACTGCCGCAAACCGCGTGTCATCCACATGCTCCACCATCACCTTCGGTTCATTGCTGGGCTGGATTGGGGCTTCCTCCGGCTGGGTTTCCGCGTCCGGGTAGAAGTCAACCTTTCCTCGTCCTTTGATCACCCCAGTTCGATCGAGGATGGTACGAGCGCGGACATAGGGGTCAAGTGTCCAATAGTTGTCGCGCAGTCGCGCGATAACCTCACTTCGATGGCTATCCAAAGAATTAGCTTGAGGATCTAAGATCCACTCAGAGGTGAGACTGAAGAGATCATCGCCAAGCTTCTTCCGATCCGCAAGAATAGCGTTTCGTGTCTCAGTATCATGTAGCTTGTCATTTTCATGCGGCCTGGGCTCAATGTAGTCATATTCCCAgtcctcatcaccaccaagtTCCTTGATAATGTGCTCTCTTGGAATCAGTTGCTCCAGACCCTTAGCACCGCTGAGAAAGTGGACCTTGGCAGCAACAACCGGATCCAGGATGGTACGAATGATTTTCCAGAATCCTGTATTGAGCGCGATAGAGTTAGTTCTAACACAAGGATCACAGCGACACAGGTATCGGAATCGGATAGTAGACAAACCTGAGAAGATCCATGGCGCGTTGTAGAAAATCAGTGCACCCAATGATTCAGGATAGTTCTCTTGGAAATTTTCGATGATGAATTTGATGGGAGGAAAGTCCTGTAAGTCACAGGTCAGTCGTGGGATCTCATAAGACAAATTGAGGAGTTCGACTCACCCAATTCGAGAGAGTGAACGACGTCAAATCAAAGACAATAGTCTAGGTACCCACGAATTAGCTCTTCTGAACATTTGGATCCTACTAAGAGGACAAATTTTGATCGTATGGGGCAAATGCCGGAGTGGACTAACTATTGTTTCCACCGGAGGAACCAGCATGATGCGGACGGTTTCAATGCAATGGACGACGTAGTCGTTCAAAGCCTTTGTTGTCTGCTCATGTGGGTTGTGCAGTCGCACCCGTATAACACAAATGGG
Encoded proteins:
- a CDS encoding uncharacterized protein (ID:PFLUO_005280-T1.cds;~source:funannotate), which encodes MEESVEESLRQIKTGYWPVLPCQEESPYIRTLISKLHLLPHPEGGYYAETDRSLQRVPNPFRESADDKDTTRSASTVIYYLLTPVTPLGVFHRNRGRTVHTWHHGHGRYVIIHADEVEESGAATTKARIETFEVGPDIARGQRMQWIVEGGKYKASFLLDSPEEDGNHASAGSNGLLISEVVIPGFEFADHDFLRREKMERLLTPEQVEQLSWMLRKI
- a CDS encoding uncharacterized protein (ID:PFLUO_005281-T1.cds;~source:funannotate), which gives rise to MSQSSFKTAEKTFSSYNEEQGKAYAAGRPDYHPTLYQFILDQHTSTNGQLGTLVDVGSGPGNVARTLGSHFAHVLGLDPSEGMVNTARSLGGTSSTSEPIHFEVSTAEELGTNLSSPVQDASVDLITAGNAAHWFDMSHFWPAAARVLKPGGSVILWTSGGSKIHPSIPNASAIQDEMDRIEEEQLKPFFEPGNFLTRNRYVDLPLPWNLETPIPEFDEGASSRNEWDVNQDFYAINPLVGLDVFEKMIATTSPVQRWREAHPETIGTEHDIINIYRQMIERLLHEAGVEKGQEKLKGATRGAVLVVKKKM
- a CDS encoding uncharacterized protein (ID:PFLUO_005282-T1.cds;~source:funannotate), which translates into the protein MQIWSIEPQPCSPADANTCPPSTRAPSPRSKPASPSEMREIRKRKEGSGNVPVVMPERLLAAPTSLRTTSDALRTVEDVEQFTAIHMPFMMGNSFTRDFRRAAYAALRLSAPIMTEGYLAFLGVMTGYQNSLVLRRGEPDLYKASKGLQRLQNVHIRHEYDAACVLFLGQAMYVFNVLTAATSTTAHSIMRSSLITTKQWYPRLIRLPVMDTVIITPILVDTVECLVRREVPIVRLVISDRVVVDRYVGLCSTLLPHLYDLCERSNALKKAGFDKTSSPHPGVQDSFADIEKAIREWKPEIPPRLFTEYGKYELLVMVTQAKVYCLAALLIIHRLRYPFGIEDGPATDLANSIISELLYFAQSAAKDAAALPVVFPLLVAMLEIEGPGEEILEKLSSYTVQSICAAKLQGFVKQVRASRESGFRGKWFDLVDTQLDAAVVP
- a CDS encoding uncharacterized protein (ID:PFLUO_005283-T1.cds;~source:funannotate); this translates as MALAYLDASATPYVTLAAGAAAIIFALLKALQYFQEWKYARNNGCKLPLHTVVRGPLGIGMITEMLAAARNNRFLELVRSWHQEFGTTFKAKMIARTIIFTVEPKNVQTVLALKFKDFELGEYRNRALRPLLGAGIFSTDGSKWEHSRGLLRPNFTRNQITDINVYETHVAALLKRIPHDGSTFDLQDLFFRMTLDSATEFLFGESVHSLNDGTSTSSSSFATDFNTAQEGLALRSRLGPLMLFHRDQKFSKAVVDARAYVDRFVQNAINYRKALDSGEKVPEDARKLNEQQYVFLYELSKRTLDKTELTDQLLNILLAGRDTTASLLSITFFTMARRPEIWKKLREEILTLGGRKPSFEDLKSMTYLTWVLNETLRLYPVVPMNVRMANKDTYLPVGGGPDGKSPVYVRKGHEVMYSVYTMHRLPELFGPDADVYRPERWEKLKPGWGYIPFNGGPRICIGQQFALTEAGYTTVRLMQHFETIENRDSKSFEEALTLTMASFNGTKVAMTPVKGS